A genomic stretch from Sinorhizobium terangae includes:
- the ftsQ gene encoding cell division protein FtsQ, giving the protein MFALRGRRGRRVRHPLGVAAEADETFVLPRPLRKVVRFLVSLGTGRIRFPAHTGTLSAAAFLAATGFYGMSLGGHTQNFAQASTTAAGFAIEDVRVSGNEQTSEIDILQQLGLDGTTSLVALDIAEARRLISELPWVQNVTVRKVYPGTIEVNLEERKAFGIWQHGSDLSLIERSGSVIAPLRDNKFAALPLFVGRDAETAAAGFYDEFSRWPEFRSRVKAFVRVSSRRWDLRLDNGIIVKLPEDDVARAMKVLSDMEEKHQLLERDIAAVDLRLEDRTTVQLTPEAVARREVALKAREKMLKAQEKRI; this is encoded by the coding sequence GTGTTTGCGTTGAGGGGCAGAAGGGGCAGAAGGGTGCGTCACCCGCTCGGCGTCGCCGCTGAGGCGGATGAGACGTTCGTTCTGCCGCGTCCATTGCGCAAGGTGGTCCGTTTCCTGGTCAGCCTCGGTACCGGGCGCATCCGCTTTCCGGCGCATACCGGCACACTTTCGGCTGCTGCCTTCTTGGCGGCGACGGGCTTCTACGGCATGTCGCTCGGCGGCCACACGCAGAATTTCGCGCAGGCCTCGACAACCGCCGCCGGCTTTGCCATCGAGGACGTGCGGGTTTCCGGCAACGAGCAGACGTCCGAGATCGATATTCTGCAGCAGCTTGGGCTGGATGGCACGACCTCGCTAGTGGCCCTCGACATCGCCGAGGCCCGCAGGCTGATCAGCGAGTTGCCCTGGGTGCAGAACGTCACCGTGCGCAAGGTCTATCCGGGCACGATCGAGGTGAACCTCGAGGAGCGCAAAGCCTTCGGCATCTGGCAGCACGGCTCCGACCTGTCGCTGATCGAGCGTAGCGGTAGCGTCATCGCGCCGCTTCGCGACAACAAGTTCGCGGCCTTGCCGCTGTTCGTCGGCCGCGATGCCGAGACGGCGGCCGCCGGCTTCTATGACGAATTCTCCCGCTGGCCGGAGTTCCGCTCGCGCGTGAAGGCTTTTGTGCGCGTTTCCAGCAGGCGGTGGGACCTGCGCCTCGACAACGGCATTATCGTCAAGCTTCCGGAGGACGACGTCGCGCGGGCGATGAAGGTTCTCTCCGACATGGAGGAGAAGCATCAGCTTCTGGAGCGCGACATCGCCGCCGTCGATCTGAGGCTTGAAGACCGCACCACGGTACAATTGACGCCGGAAGCCGTTGCCCGGCGGGAAGTCGCGTTGAAGGCGAGGGAGAAGATGCTGAAAGCCCAGGAGAAGCGGATATGA
- the ftsA gene encoding cell division protein FtsA, protein MSLFGSSNLGLPRLKPLSSKRSHVVSVLDIGSTKIVCMIGRLTPRAESQILPGRTHNIEIIGIGHQKSRGVKNGVIADLDAAEGVVRLAVDAAERMAGLTIDSLIVNVSAGRLQSDVYTATIDLGGQEVDASDLKKVLAAAGQQSQRSDRAILHSLPTGFSLDGERGIRDPLAMFGDVLGVDMHVLTVERAALKNLELCVNRAHLSVEGIVATPYASGLAALVDDEVELGCAAIDMGGGTTTISVFAEGKLVHADAVSLGGHHVTTDLARGLSTRIEDAERLKVVHGSALPNSADERDIVSVPPIGEDDRDQPTHVPRALVSRIVRARIEETLELIRDRIQRSGFSPIVGKRIVLTGGASQLTGLPEAARRILARNVRIGRPLGVSGLPTAAKGPAFSTAVGLMIYPQVADLETHAAHGGMFSTFGGGNSRIARMGQWLKESF, encoded by the coding sequence ATGAGTTTGTTCGGTTCTTCCAATTTGGGTCTTCCGCGCCTGAAGCCGCTGTCTTCCAAGCGGTCTCATGTCGTCTCGGTGCTAGACATCGGCTCGACCAAGATCGTCTGCATGATTGGCCGGCTGACGCCGCGCGCCGAAAGCCAGATCCTGCCCGGTCGCACCCACAATATCGAAATCATCGGCATCGGCCATCAAAAGTCGCGCGGCGTGAAGAACGGCGTCATCGCCGATCTCGACGCGGCGGAAGGTGTCGTTCGTCTTGCGGTCGACGCCGCGGAGCGGATGGCGGGGCTGACGATCGACAGCCTGATCGTCAATGTTTCCGCAGGCCGTCTCCAGAGCGACGTCTACACTGCGACGATCGATCTCGGCGGGCAGGAAGTCGATGCGAGCGATCTCAAGAAGGTTCTCGCCGCTGCCGGCCAGCAGTCGCAGCGCTCCGACCGCGCGATCCTGCATTCGCTGCCGACCGGCTTCTCGCTCGATGGCGAGCGTGGCATCCGCGATCCGCTGGCGATGTTCGGCGACGTCCTCGGCGTGGATATGCACGTGCTGACGGTCGAGCGGGCTGCTCTCAAGAACCTCGAGCTCTGCGTCAACCGCGCCCATCTCTCGGTCGAGGGTATTGTTGCGACGCCTTATGCCAGCGGTCTTGCCGCACTCGTCGACGACGAGGTGGAGCTTGGCTGCGCGGCGATCGACATGGGCGGCGGCACGACGACGATTTCCGTCTTCGCAGAAGGCAAGCTGGTTCACGCCGACGCCGTCAGCCTCGGTGGCCACCATGTCACCACCGATCTTGCGCGCGGGCTTTCGACGCGCATCGAGGATGCCGAGCGGCTGAAGGTCGTGCACGGTTCAGCGCTGCCCAACAGCGCCGACGAGCGCGATATCGTATCTGTCCCGCCGATCGGAGAGGACGATCGCGACCAGCCGACCCATGTGCCGCGCGCACTGGTGTCGCGCATCGTTCGCGCCCGCATTGAGGAGACGCTGGAGCTCATCCGTGATCGCATCCAGCGCTCCGGTTTCAGCCCGATCGTCGGCAAACGCATTGTGCTGACGGGCGGCGCCAGCCAGTTGACCGGCCTGCCGGAAGCCGCGCGGCGCATTCTCGCCCGCAATGTCCGCATCGGCCGCCCGCTCGGCGTGTCCGGCCTGCCGACCGCGGCCAAGGGCCCGGCGTTTTCGACGGCCGTCGGACTGATGATCTATCCCCAGGTAGCCGATCTCGAGACCCATGCTGCCCATGGCGGCATGTTCTCCACCTTCGGCGGCGGCAACAGCCGCATCGCCCGCATGGGGCAGTGGTTGAAAGAGAGTTTCTGA
- a CDS encoding D-alanine--D-alanine ligase: MSGRHVAVLMGGFSSERPVSLSSGAACADALEAEGYRVTRVDVGRDVAAVLADLRPDVAFNALHGPFGEDGTIQGILEYLEIPYTHSGVLASALAMDKAQAKHVAKASGIPVAEALIMDRRTFGNEHPMKPPYVVKPVREGSSFGVVIVKEDQSHPPQVITSSEWRYGDRVMVERYIAGRELTCGVMGDVALGVTEIIPQGHAFYDYDSKYVKGGSSHVIPAQISPNIYQKIQTLALKAHQAIGCRGVSRSDFRFDDRGPGEGELIWLEINTQPGMTPTSLVPEMAQHAGLQFGEFLRWMVEDASCLR; this comes from the coding sequence ATGAGCGGCAGGCATGTTGCTGTCCTGATGGGCGGATTTTCCTCGGAGAGGCCGGTGAGCCTGTCTTCCGGGGCTGCCTGCGCCGATGCTCTCGAAGCCGAAGGCTATCGCGTCACTCGCGTGGACGTCGGTCGCGACGTGGCCGCGGTTCTCGCCGATCTCCGCCCGGATGTCGCTTTCAATGCCCTGCATGGCCCATTCGGCGAAGACGGCACGATCCAGGGAATCCTGGAATATCTGGAGATCCCCTATACTCATTCCGGCGTGCTTGCCTCGGCTCTCGCCATGGACAAGGCGCAGGCCAAGCATGTTGCCAAGGCCTCCGGCATTCCGGTCGCCGAGGCGCTGATCATGGACCGGCGCACATTCGGCAACGAACACCCTATGAAGCCGCCCTATGTGGTCAAGCCGGTGCGCGAAGGCTCGAGCTTCGGCGTCGTGATCGTCAAGGAAGACCAGTCGCATCCGCCGCAGGTGATCACGTCGAGCGAATGGCGCTACGGCGACCGCGTCATGGTCGAGCGCTACATCGCCGGCCGCGAGTTGACCTGCGGTGTCATGGGCGATGTCGCGCTTGGCGTTACCGAGATCATTCCGCAGGGGCACGCCTTCTACGATTATGATTCAAAATACGTAAAAGGTGGTTCAAGCCACGTCATTCCGGCACAGATTTCACCAAATATTTACCAAAAAATACAAACACTCGCTTTGAAGGCGCATCAGGCAATCGGTTGCCGCGGCGTCAGCCGATCCGACTTCCGCTTCGATGATCGCGGTCCCGGCGAAGGCGAGTTGATCTGGCTGGAAATCAACACCCAGCCCGGCATGACCCCGACCTCCCTGGTGCCCGAGATGGCGCAGCATGCGGGCCTTCAGTTTGGTGAGTTTCTCAGGTGGATGGTGGAGGACGCATCGTGTTTGCGTTGA